A single genomic interval of Deinococcus ruber harbors:
- a CDS encoding glutaredoxin family protein: MPELPLLTLYSRQGCHLCEDAENALQSLGWAFTRSDVDADPALKEKYGFDVPVLVAEDRVMLKGVITRSRLLRWRAARP; encoded by the coding sequence GCCCCTCCTGACGCTGTATTCCCGCCAGGGCTGCCACCTGTGCGAAGACGCCGAGAATGCGCTCCAGTCGCTCGGCTGGGCCTTTACCCGCAGCGATGTCGATGCCGACCCCGCCCTGAAGGAGAAGTACGGCTTCGACGTGCCGGTACTGGTGGCAGAAGACCGGGTAATGCTAAAAGGCGTCATCACGCGCTCAAGGCTGCTGCGCTGGCGAGCCGCCCGCCCCTGA
- a CDS encoding prolipoprotein diacylglyceryl transferase codes for MHPVFLQIGSFTIAWYGVLITLGIVLGAWIGTRMARQRGLNEQLFSDMILWAVLWGVIGARLFFVATSWNLFSGKTGTALLFDIINIRQGGISIHGGLIFGVGYLIYAARRHRINFYKYADLFVPGVCFGIIGGRIGNIMNGSDTVGRVTGWPIGFRWPDSARGFHDSLCSAATPLNLLQYCQNIGGKSVMTAPVHFTQLYGVIIGIILSVAVFYWLRSKRPGWAFWQFWLWYSLLRAGWEETFRLNPLPWKVYLSEGLDKAGIGLFTETQLISIPLILLSIYMLWRIRRQPEQPWAPAPEAASTGVQV; via the coding sequence ATGCACCCAGTCTTCCTACAAATCGGCAGTTTTACCATCGCCTGGTACGGCGTCCTGATCACTCTCGGCATCGTTCTGGGGGCCTGGATCGGCACCCGCATGGCCCGTCAACGCGGCCTGAACGAGCAGCTCTTCTCAGACATGATTCTGTGGGCGGTGCTCTGGGGCGTCATCGGGGCGCGGCTGTTTTTCGTGGCGACCTCTTGGAATCTGTTTTCTGGCAAGACCGGAACGGCGCTGCTCTTCGACATCATCAACATTCGCCAGGGCGGCATTAGCATTCACGGCGGTCTGATCTTCGGCGTCGGCTACCTGATCTACGCCGCTCGCCGTCACCGCATCAACTTCTACAAGTACGCCGATCTGTTCGTGCCGGGCGTGTGCTTCGGCATCATCGGCGGGCGCATCGGCAACATCATGAACGGCTCGGATACGGTTGGTCGCGTGACGGGCTGGCCCATCGGCTTTCGCTGGCCCGATTCGGCGCGTGGCTTTCACGACTCGCTGTGCAGCGCCGCCACGCCGCTGAATCTGCTTCAGTACTGCCAGAACATCGGCGGTAAGTCTGTCATGACCGCGCCGGTTCACTTCACCCAGCTCTACGGCGTCATCATCGGCATCATCCTCTCAGTGGCAGTGTTCTACTGGCTGCGCTCGAAGCGCCCCGGCTGGGCTTTCTGGCAGTTCTGGCTGTGGTACAGCCTGCTGCGTGCGGGCTGGGAGGAGACCTTCCGCCTCAATCCGCTGCCCTGGAAGGTGTACCTGTCGGAAGGTCTGGACAAGGCGGGCATCGGCCTGTTTACCGAGACGCAGCTCATCAGCATTCCGCTGATCCTCCTGAGCATCTATATGCTGTGGCGCATTCGCAGGCAGCCGGAGCAGCCCTGGGCACCCGCCCCCGAAGCCGCCAGTACCGGGGTACAGGTATGA
- the glmU gene encoding bifunctional UDP-N-acetylglucosamine diphosphorylase/glucosamine-1-phosphate N-acetyltransferase GlmU, protein MTALDPATQPPRPLDVVVLAAGAGTRMRSKLPKMLHQVLGRPMVAWSVRAAQQLGARDIVVVTGHGAAQVEEALAPLGVRFARQEAQLGTGHAFLQAAHQLRGGADVLVLYGDSPMLPASTLRALLDAHRSGHNALTVLTSELPDATGYGRIIRAPGGEVLKIVEEKAATPQERLVREFNSGVYVMNAQAPELAERIGNDNAAGEYYITDLLALYRQSGSRVAAFRIADPGEVMGANDRVQLAELENIMRARINEAHMRAGVTIQDPATTLIEDTVTIAPDSLLEPGVILRGETRIGEGVTVGAYSVLSDCVLEDGVTIKAHSVLEGSYVGRGSDVGPFARLRPGTRLGEGVHIGNFVETKNARLHGGVKAGHLSYLGDVEIGQETNIGAGTIVANFDGLNKHQSSIGAGVFIGSNSTLIAPRLIGDGAFVAGGSTLNKDVPEGAMAIARGQQRNMEGWSRRYWQGMGEKVGQKLPWLASWLAQHPGSDH, encoded by the coding sequence ATGACCGCTCTCGACCCCGCGACCCAGCCGCCGCGCCCGCTCGATGTGGTGGTGCTGGCTGCCGGAGCGGGCACGCGCATGCGCTCGAAGCTGCCCAAGATGCTTCATCAGGTGCTGGGCCGCCCGATGGTGGCCTGGAGTGTGCGGGCCGCGCAGCAGCTCGGCGCACGCGACATCGTGGTGGTAACGGGGCACGGTGCGGCGCAGGTCGAGGAAGCTCTGGCACCGCTGGGGGTGCGTTTTGCCCGGCAGGAGGCGCAGCTCGGCACCGGGCACGCCTTTCTTCAGGCCGCGCACCAGCTTCGTGGCGGAGCCGACGTGCTGGTGCTGTACGGCGACAGCCCGATGCTGCCTGCTTCGACCCTGCGGGCATTGCTGGACGCGCACCGCAGCGGCCACAACGCCCTGACGGTGCTGACAAGTGAACTGCCCGACGCCACCGGCTATGGGCGCATCATCCGTGCGCCGGGCGGCGAGGTACTGAAGATCGTCGAGGAAAAGGCCGCCACCCCGCAGGAAAGACTCGTGCGCGAGTTCAACAGCGGCGTGTACGTGATGAACGCGCAGGCACCCGAACTGGCCGAGCGCATCGGCAACGACAATGCGGCGGGCGAGTATTACATCACCGACCTGCTGGCGCTGTACCGGCAGAGCGGCTCACGGGTGGCCGCCTTCCGCATTGCCGACCCCGGCGAGGTGATGGGAGCCAACGACCGCGTGCAGCTCGCGGAACTGGAAAACATCATGCGGGCTCGGATCAACGAGGCGCATATGCGGGCGGGCGTAACCATTCAGGACCCGGCCACCACCCTGATCGAAGACACCGTGACCATCGCGCCCGACAGCCTGCTGGAACCGGGCGTGATTTTGCGCGGTGAAACCCGCATCGGTGAAGGCGTGACGGTGGGCGCGTACAGCGTTCTGAGTGACTGCGTGCTGGAAGACGGCGTGACCATCAAGGCGCATAGCGTGCTGGAAGGCAGCTATGTGGGGCGCGGCAGCGACGTGGGACCGTTTGCACGGCTGCGCCCCGGGACGCGGCTGGGGGAAGGCGTGCATATCGGCAACTTCGTCGAAACCAAGAATGCCCGGCTGCACGGCGGCGTCAAGGCCGGGCATCTGTCGTATCTGGGCGACGTAGAAATCGGGCAGGAAACCAACATCGGCGCGGGTACCATCGTCGCCAATTTCGATGGGCTGAACAAACATCAGAGCAGCATCGGCGCGGGCGTGTTCATCGGCTCGAACAGCACCCTGATCGCGCCGCGCCTGATCGGTGATGGAGCCTTTGTGGCGGGCGGCAGCACCCTGAACAAAGACGTACCCGAAGGCGCGATGGCGATTGCGCGGGGGCAGCAGCGCAATATGGAAGGCTGGTCGCGGCGCTACTGGCAGGGCATGGGCGAGAAGGTCGGGCAGAAGCTGCCGTGGCTGGCAAGCTGGCTGGCACAGCATCCGGGCAGCGACCACTGA
- the tatA gene encoding twin-arginine translocase TatA/TatE family subunit yields MGPVEIILIVVVVVLLFGARKLPEIGKGLGQGIKEFKQTATAKDDGTTVTVVKPEDRS; encoded by the coding sequence ATGGGGCCAGTGGAAATTATTCTGATCGTCGTTGTGGTGGTGCTGCTGTTCGGTGCTCGCAAGCTTCCCGAAATCGGCAAGGGGCTGGGCCAGGGCATCAAGGAATTCAAGCAGACGGCCACGGCCAAAGACGACGGCACCACCGTGACGGTCGTCAAGCCTGAAGACCGCAGTTAA